A genomic segment from Kyrpidia tusciae DSM 2912 encodes:
- a CDS encoding MFS transporter codes for MMETKNLVEDSLSIEEKVKSLPEWLKQYVVSPEKQRQLYRKTIGIVIASQIFGGAGLAAGITVGALLAQNMLGTDRYAGIPAALFTLGSAAAAFLVGRLSQRLGRRIGVATGFLAGGIGSIGVVSAAIFHILPLFFISLLVYGAGTATNLQARYAGTDLALPTQRAKAISAAMVFTTFGAVAGPNLVNITGRVATSLGAPALSGPFMLATVAYILAGLALLLFLRPDPLVVAKAIADVERSKENQSTGTGTKVAEEGIHKPGVILGATVMVLTQIVMIAIMTMTPVHMKHYGHGLGEIGLVIGIHIAAMYLPSPITGFLVDKYGRTMMFYISGVTLLLAGLVAAFAPGQSMVLLILALALLGLGWNFGLISGTAAIVDATPPQIRAKTQGTVDVLIALAGSSGGALSGMVVAQSSYATLSLAGGFLSLLLIPVIVWSKSQKKG; via the coding sequence ATGATGGAAACCAAGAACCTAGTTGAGGATTCATTATCGATTGAGGAGAAGGTGAAAAGCCTTCCCGAGTGGCTGAAGCAATATGTGGTATCACCTGAGAAACAGCGGCAGTTGTATAGGAAAACGATAGGGATCGTTATTGCGTCGCAAATCTTTGGTGGAGCGGGGTTAGCTGCAGGCATCACGGTAGGCGCACTGCTCGCCCAGAATATGCTCGGAACTGATAGATATGCAGGAATTCCTGCTGCTTTGTTTACATTAGGTTCTGCCGCTGCAGCGTTTTTAGTTGGTCGCCTTTCCCAACGGTTGGGTCGACGAATTGGTGTGGCTACAGGTTTTTTGGCGGGAGGCATTGGCTCAATTGGGGTCGTTTCGGCAGCAATATTCCATATATTACCTCTGTTTTTTATTTCGTTGTTGGTCTACGGTGCCGGCACAGCGACAAACTTGCAGGCGCGTTATGCTGGTACGGACTTGGCACTTCCAACACAGCGGGCGAAGGCAATTAGCGCCGCAATGGTGTTCACGACATTCGGCGCAGTGGCGGGACCGAATCTGGTCAATATCACGGGGAGGGTAGCGACTTCTCTGGGCGCTCCTGCGCTTTCAGGGCCATTTATGCTGGCTACCGTTGCGTATATTTTAGCCGGACTGGCCCTTCTCTTATTTCTTCGCCCTGATCCGCTTGTGGTCGCCAAAGCCATCGCAGATGTTGAACGTTCCAAGGAAAATCAAAGCACCGGAACGGGAACAAAGGTCGCTGAAGAGGGAATCCATAAGCCAGGGGTTATCCTGGGTGCAACCGTGATGGTGTTAACTCAAATTGTGATGATTGCCATTATGACGATGACACCTGTTCACATGAAGCATTACGGACATGGGCTAGGGGAGATCGGTCTCGTTATCGGAATCCATATTGCTGCAATGTACTTGCCTTCCCCAATTACCGGCTTTCTCGTTGATAAGTACGGACGGACGATGATGTTCTACATTTCTGGTGTTACCTTGCTCTTGGCAGGATTGGTGGCTGCATTTGCGCCTGGCCAATCGATGGTCCTGCTCATACTTGCGCTGGCGTTGCTTGGTTTGGGCTGGAACTTCGGATTGATTAGCGGTACAGCAGCTATCGTCGATGCCACGCCGCCGCAAATCCGGGCGAAAACTCAAGGTACGGTGGATGTGCTGATCGCTTTGGCTGGGTCCTCCGGGGGTGCATTGTCCGGCATGGTTGTTGCCCAGTCCAGCTATGCCACGCTTTCTTTGGCAGGAGGGTTCCTGTCCTTGCTTTTGATTCCGGTAATCGTCTGGTCAAAGAGTCAAAAGAAGGGATAA
- a CDS encoding helix-turn-helix domain-containing protein, whose amino-acid sequence MLNQNHDESSVLYEVMTISEAEKMWGLGKDTLRKSIDRGRFARHEVRKSGGTWLITRKAVERHYGQPPIEQATEDEVKNALEQFITKYKSALDRLAKQ is encoded by the coding sequence ATGCTAAATCAAAACCATGACGAGTCTTCTGTTCTATATGAGGTGATGACCATCTCTGAGGCTGAAAAGATGTGGGGGCTTGGTAAAGATACCCTAAGAAAATCTATCGATCGGGGTCGATTTGCTCGTCATGAGGTCCGGAAAAGCGGTGGCACGTGGTTGATCACTCGGAAGGCGGTGGAGCGGCATTATGGACAACCGCCGATTGAACAAGCAACAGAGGATGAAGTTAAGAATGCCCTCGAGCAATTCATCACAAAGTATAAGTCGGCTCTCGACCGGCTGGCAAAACAATGA
- a CDS encoding transposase yields the protein MAIIPQLELFSWEEIEPLGDLERLRLVLEHLPDEALMAHLEKSRGHGRDDYPVRAMWNSMLAGIVFQHPSIESLRRELSRNGQLRSICGLRAVPSAAAYTRFLRSVMEHGSWIESMFDELVKALSEELPEFGRRLAMDSKAIASWASRPSKEKKEDGRRDLDAAYGVKTYRGTREDGSTWEKVVRWFGYKLHLVVDAQHELPVAYTVTKGSRSDVKEGHVLLDEMEKRHPEMLKKAEVLTADRGYDDSKLLSRCWDEYGIKPVIDTRRMWKDGEQTRLLPGHTNVVYDEGGAVYCYCPETGARQQMSNGGFEKDRGTLKKVCPAKAYGITCQGREQCPVAGGVRVALAVDRRIFTPIARESYKWAKEYRYSPFFACRGMSKHEIDYLPISTRFDVISTNQGPLGGFSCRLMSKTRPPRCRLPTFRRWQ from the coding sequence ATGGCCATTATACCACAACTCGAACTGTTTTCCTGGGAAGAGATTGAGCCGCTTGGAGACTTGGAACGCCTCCGGCTGGTTCTGGAACATCTGCCGGACGAAGCGCTCATGGCGCATCTGGAGAAATCGAGAGGTCATGGACGAGATGACTACCCGGTACGGGCGATGTGGAACTCGATGTTGGCAGGAATCGTGTTTCAGCACCCGTCGATCGAGAGCTTACGTCGGGAACTCTCTCGAAACGGGCAGCTGCGGTCGATCTGTGGGTTGCGCGCAGTTCCCAGCGCAGCCGCTTACACCCGATTTCTCCGCAGCGTGATGGAGCACGGATCGTGGATCGAATCGATGTTCGACGAGCTGGTGAAGGCCCTGAGTGAGGAACTTCCGGAGTTCGGGCGTCGTTTGGCGATGGACAGTAAGGCAATCGCCTCGTGGGCGTCCCGTCCCTCGAAAGAAAAGAAGGAAGACGGACGGCGGGATCTGGATGCAGCATACGGGGTAAAAACCTATCGTGGGACCCGCGAGGACGGGAGTACATGGGAGAAAGTGGTCCGGTGGTTTGGCTACAAGCTCCACCTGGTGGTGGATGCTCAGCATGAATTGCCGGTGGCGTATACGGTGACCAAGGGGTCGCGCTCGGACGTCAAAGAAGGGCATGTCCTGCTGGATGAGATGGAGAAACGCCATCCGGAGATGTTGAAAAAGGCCGAGGTCCTGACGGCGGATCGGGGGTACGACGACTCGAAACTCCTGAGTCGCTGCTGGGATGAATATGGGATCAAGCCCGTGATCGACACGAGGCGGATGTGGAAAGACGGGGAGCAAACGCGGTTATTACCGGGACACACGAATGTGGTGTATGACGAGGGGGGAGCGGTGTACTGTTACTGTCCAGAGACAGGGGCCCGGCAACAGATGAGCAATGGTGGGTTCGAGAAAGACCGGGGGACGCTGAAAAAAGTATGTCCAGCCAAGGCGTACGGGATCACGTGTCAAGGGCGGGAACAGTGCCCCGTGGCCGGAGGGGTGCGGGTGGCGCTCGCAGTGGACCGGCGGATCTTCACGCCGATTGCCCGGGAGAGCTACAAATGGGCGAAGGAATACCGGTACAGCCCATTTTTCGCATGTCGAGGAATGTCGAAACATGAAATTGATTATCTGCCTATTTCGACAAGGTTCGACGTTATATCCACAAACCAAGGACCTCTCGGAGGATTCAGTTGTCGCTTGATGTCGAAAACCCGCCCGCCGAGATGTCGATTACCCACTTTCCGCCGGTGGCAATGA
- a CDS encoding IS1634 family transposase — MQLPGVTVEVHKLEAAPLVAYLCRELRVAEIIDAHVAWDRHRTEVSPGTAITALLVNLLVRREPLYRIEWFFRDMDVEALFGNGIEAGHFNDDRLARALDKFADADPWHIYHEIALGSPDACSLVLDVIRLDTTSFSVQGSYDPADFEDAPFRITRGYSKDRRPDLKQFLFGLGSYGGLPLFADVMSGNQSDKTWYGPWTERITELLSPEVWNTLIVVADSAFVTEENLNTYEKRWFISRMPETYRLCEALKDRAFADESRWIEVGSVAQEGKEAASDRIQGFEEELYGRTYRFVVVESSALDQRKAKRLEKLVAEEAQAIEKAVAQQERLVYHCEADAKVALEDWQRRHNRWEFHHVTGQVVQETAVKRRVGRPRKTDPDQGNVEVIRWRVTFTVEPDTKAIEQRRRWDSTFVLISNVPRTRRADDADLLRDYKGQIEVENLFRALKQPYFVHGIFVKTPKRVLALAYVFLLGLLVYAIIQHRVRQGMREDQQTALAIAGAKFRSPTTRTLLKEFDGLTHVIVRLPDGTVTHHLQGLTETGIQILRWIRIRTDNLLMGVSLPPAESG; from the coding sequence ATGCAACTTCCGGGTGTTACGGTGGAAGTTCACAAGTTGGAAGCGGCACCACTGGTGGCCTACTTGTGTCGAGAGCTTCGGGTGGCGGAGATCATCGATGCCCACGTTGCGTGGGACCGCCATCGGACCGAGGTGAGCCCCGGCACCGCCATTACCGCGCTCTTGGTCAATCTTCTCGTACGCCGAGAACCGTTGTACCGGATCGAGTGGTTCTTCAGGGACATGGATGTGGAGGCATTGTTCGGCAATGGCATCGAGGCCGGCCACTTCAATGACGACCGCTTGGCACGGGCCCTGGACAAGTTCGCCGACGCCGATCCTTGGCACATTTATCACGAGATTGCCCTGGGATCCCCGGATGCCTGCTCCCTGGTTCTGGATGTCATCCGGTTGGATACCACCTCCTTTTCCGTGCAAGGCAGCTATGATCCGGCCGACTTCGAGGATGCGCCTTTTCGGATCACCCGAGGATACAGCAAGGACCGGCGTCCGGACCTCAAACAGTTTCTCTTTGGGCTGGGGAGCTACGGCGGGCTTCCCTTATTTGCCGATGTCATGAGCGGGAATCAGAGCGACAAGACATGGTACGGGCCATGGACAGAGCGCATCACGGAACTGTTGTCGCCAGAGGTCTGGAATACCCTGATCGTCGTGGCCGATTCGGCCTTTGTCACCGAGGAAAACCTGAACACCTACGAGAAGCGGTGGTTTATTAGCCGCATGCCGGAAACGTATCGTCTGTGTGAGGCGCTCAAGGACCGGGCATTTGCCGATGAGAGCCGGTGGATCGAGGTCGGTTCGGTGGCTCAGGAGGGGAAAGAGGCGGCGAGCGACCGGATTCAGGGGTTTGAAGAGGAGTTGTACGGGAGGACCTATCGGTTTGTGGTGGTGGAGTCCTCGGCGCTCGATCAGCGCAAAGCCAAGCGACTGGAGAAACTCGTGGCGGAGGAGGCTCAGGCGATTGAGAAGGCGGTGGCCCAGCAGGAGCGGCTGGTTTACCACTGTGAAGCCGATGCCAAGGTGGCTTTGGAAGATTGGCAGCGGCGTCATAATCGCTGGGAATTTCATCATGTCACCGGCCAGGTGGTGCAGGAAACGGCCGTCAAACGGCGGGTGGGGCGCCCTCGGAAAACCGATCCCGACCAAGGGAACGTAGAGGTTATCCGGTGGCGAGTGACCTTCACGGTGGAACCCGACACGAAGGCCATTGAACAGAGACGGCGATGGGACAGTACATTTGTCCTGATCAGTAACGTCCCGCGGACGCGTCGGGCCGACGATGCCGATCTGCTGCGGGATTACAAAGGCCAGATTGAGGTCGAGAACCTGTTTCGGGCCTTGAAACAGCCCTATTTTGTGCACGGAATTTTCGTCAAGACGCCCAAACGCGTGTTGGCCTTAGCTTACGTCTTTCTGTTGGGGCTGTTGGTGTACGCGATCATTCAACACCGGGTGCGCCAAGGGATGCGGGAGGATCAACAAACGGCACTGGCGATCGCGGGTGCGAAGTTTCGCTCTCCGACCACCCGGACGTTACTGAAAGAGTTTGACGGGTTAACCCACGTGATCGTGCGTCTGCCGGACGGGACGGTCACCCATCATCTTCAAGGGCTCACCGAGACGGGGATCCAGATTCTTCGATGGATTCGGATCCGAACGGATAACCTCTTGATGGGAGTTTCATTGCCACCGGCGGAAAGTGGGTAA